In one window of Carassius auratus strain Wakin chromosome 28, ASM336829v1, whole genome shotgun sequence DNA:
- the LOC113047073 gene encoding gastrula zinc finger protein XlCGF8.2DB-like translates to MEFIKEESEDVTIEETFRVRREDTEEQQTELIALKEENQELSVMEKKHHDFVTGEQTSSRVQNTESFNRHTTVHSGENLFKCDQCGRQFWNIKHLHRHTLLHSKEKPFKCQQCEKCFKIEKYLKNHMKIHSGQKPFTCTQCGKCFGHKVCLKNHMTLHTGEKPYTCRLCGKRFTQSGNLKSHTRVHTGEKRYTCPHCKKQFGHKNSLNDHLRIHTGEKPFTCQHCDERFKHKGSLEMHVMRHAGEMPFTCQLCGKGFAQRANLKNHIRVHTGEKPFICSHCGKGFTFKGNLKIHMRIHTREKPYSCSQCEMRFLYKRDLKQHLQTQCSSE, encoded by the exons ATGGAGTTCAtcaaagaggagagtgaagatgtGACGATTGAAGAGACATTCAGAGTCAGACGTGAAGACACTGAGGAACAACAAACCG AGCTGATAGCGCTGAAAGAGGAGAATCAAGAACTGAGTGTAATGGAAAAGAAACATCATGATTTTGTAACTGGAGAACAGACATCCTCAagagttcaaaacactgaaaGCTTTAATCGGCACACGACGGTTCACTCAGGAGAGAACTTGTTTAAATGCGATCAGTGTGGAAGACAGTTCTGGAACATTAAACATCTCCACAGACACACATTACTTCATTCCAAAGAAAAGCCTTTTAAATGCCAGCAGtgtgaaaagtgttttaaaatcgAGAAATACCTGAAGAATCACATGAAGATTCACAGCGGACAGAAGCCGTTCACGTGCACTCAGTGTGGGAAGTGTTTCGGTCATAAAGTCTGCCTCAAGAATCACATGACccttcacaccggagagaagccttacacctgCAGACTGTGTGGAAAGAGATTCACACAAAGCGGGAATCTTAAATCTCACACGAgagttcacaccggagagaaacgcTACACTTGTCCTCACTGCAAAAAACAATTCGGCCACAAAAACAGCCTCAATGATCACTTgaggattcacaccggagagaagccctTCACATGCCAACACTGTGACGAGAGATTTAAACACAAAGGGTCTTTAGAAATGCACGTGATGCGTCACGCTGGAGAGATGCCCTTCACCTGCCAACTGTGCGGGAAGGGCTTCGCACAGAGAGCAAATCTGAAGAATCACAtaagagttcacactggagagaagccgttcaTCTGTTCCCACTGCGGAAAGGGTTTCACTTTTAAAGGAAACCTTAAGAttcacatgaggattcacactaGAGAGAAGCCGTACTCGTGCTCTCAGTGTGAGATGAGGTTCCTCTATAAAAGAGACCTGAAACAGCATTTACAAACCCAGTGTTCCTCAGAGTGA